AACTCCCGGGCAGCCGCGGCAGCGGCGTCCGCGGAACGCGGATCCGGGTCCAGCAGCGCGGTTAGGTCGGTGACGAGGTCTCCGAGTTGGTCTTGCGTGTACAACTGTCCGAAGTCGTCGTAGTCGAACTCGTCCAGGTTCCACTGCGGGGTTCGCAGTGCGTTGTGCATGTACGCCGCGCCTTTCACCGCTCCTGGCCGCCGCGCCAGAGAGGGCGTGAAGTCGAGCAGGTAACGACAGTACCGACGCACCTGCTCAGCCGGATGCAGGTCCGGTTGTTCGCGACTCTTGACAGCCCTGACCAACGCAGGCCCGACCATGGTCGCGCTCTCCCACTGTTTGAGCTCGATCAGCACGTACGACGGGGAACCCGTTTTCCGGGTGCACACCGCACAGCAGGGCGTCAACCCGCCTCGGGCTGTACGGCAGGTGGTATTCGAGCAGTACCTGCACGTGCCCGAGCTCCGCGTCGCAGAGCAGCTGGAGCAGGACTGGCACGCTGTTGCGCCAAGCGCCGACCTCCCCACGATCCGACGACGAGTACACGACGTTCGCCCGCGAGGCGAGCTGCCGGACCAAGCTTTCACGGTCGACCTTCAGAAGTTCTTGCGCCGTTCCCCATACCGACAGCAAGCGAGGTCCCCCATCCCGCCAAGGAGTTACGCCGAAGATTGTAGTGATCACTCTCCGTTCCGGCCGTGGCCCTCCACCGGCACTCCAAGCGTCGGATGCTCCGCACGTCGCGAATGGGGCGAGCGAAGGGGCCGCCGGATCACTGTCGGTCGTGGAGACCGCGCAGCGCATCCTGGCAGACACTGCTGGTCAGCGGCGCGTTCGGGGGTGTCGGATCGGCGGCGCTGCAGCTCGCCGACGCCGCGGCCGCGCACGTCGACAGTCGGGCCGGGCACACGCGCGGACGCCGGGTCCTCTCGCTGCGCGGAGGCCCCGCGAGTGCGGGACCTCCGCGCAGCGCCACGGGTCAGAGCACCGCGCGCAGGTGCTCGACCACCGCCCGGTGGATCTCCGCGCCGCGGGGGATCGCGGCCGTGGCCCAGTACGCGGCGTGGACCAGGCCGTCCATGCGCACCGCGCGGGCGTCCGTGCCGGCCGCGCTCAGGGCGTCCGCGAAGGCCTCGCCCTCGTCGCGGAGTGTGTCGTACTCCGTGGTGACCACCAGGGTCGGCGGGAGGCCGCTCAAGTCGTTGCGATCCAGCGCCAGCCGCGGGTCCACGGCGTCCTCCGGGCTGGCGCAGTACTGCGCGCCGAACCACCGCAACGCGTCCAGGTGCAGCAGGTACCCCTCGGCGTACTCGCGGCGTGACGCGGTGTCGGCCACCGGGTTCACCAGCGGGTAGACCAGCGCTTGGGCGCGCACGGCCGGCTCGCCCTCGTCGCGGGCCCGGATGACCGCCGACGCGGCCAGGTTGCCGCCGGCGCTGTCCCCGACGACCGCGATCCGCGCCGGGTCGCCGCCGTGCGCGGAGATCTCCTTGGCGGTCCAGCGAAGCGCGGCGAACACGTCGTCGTGCGCGGCGGGGAACTTCGCCTCGGGCGCGAGCCGGTAGGTGACCGACACGACGAGGGCTTCGGCGTCGAGCGCGAGGGCGCGCACGGGTTCGTCGACGACGTCGAGACCGCCCGCGACGAACCCTCCACCGTGGACGTACAGCACGACCGGGAACGGCCCGTCCCCCGGCGGCACGTAGATCCGCGCGCGGTGGGCCGGGTCCGGCCCGTAGGACACCTCGCTCGTCCGGGAGAAGCCGCGCTTGGGTTTCTGCAGCCCGGTGAACGACGCGATCGTCTCCCGGGTGGCCTCGAGGCCGATCTTTTCGAACGACTGGAAACCCTGCTGCGCCAAGCCGTCGAGCAGAGCGCGGACAGCGGGATCGAGTGGCATGACTGCTCTCCTTCAGGCGAAGACGCGGGAAGCGGACGACAGGGTGAAGCCCTCGTAGCCGGCGGCGACGACCTCGTCGCACTTGGCCCGGTAGGCCGGGGCGCCGCCGAGGTAGACCAGCACGCGGCGCGGTTTGCCGGGGATGTTGTTGCCCATGTACCAGGACGTCGGCGAGTCCGGCAGCAGCGTCGCCTCGGCCAGCTCGTTGGTGTGCGCCACCCACGCGGCCTCCGCCGACGGCTCCGGCTCGATGACGTCCAGGCCCCGCTCCCGCAGGTGGTCCAGCGCCGCCACGGTGAAGTCGACGTGGTCCTCGATGGCGAGCGGCATGTTGTAGAGCACCGACGGGCTCTGCGGGCCGGTGATCATGAACAGGTTGGGGAACCCGGCGGCCATCAGGCCGAGGTAGGTCTGCGGCCCGTCGGCCCAGTGGTCGGCCAGGCGCAGCCCGCCGCGGCCGGTGATGTTCATGGCCAGCAGCGGCCCGGTGCACGCGTCGAAGCCGGTGGCCAGGATCAGCATGTCGAAGTCGTGCTCGGTGCCGTCGGCCAGCCGCACCCCGGTCGGGGTCACCGCGGCGATCGGGTTTCCCTTCACGTCGACCAGATCGACGTTCGGCCGGTTGTAGGCCTCGTAGTAGTCG
The window above is part of the Amycolatopsis thermoflava N1165 genome. Proteins encoded here:
- a CDS encoding alpha/beta hydrolase, coding for MPLDPAVRALLDGLAQQGFQSFEKIGLEATRETIASFTGLQKPKRGFSRTSEVSYGPDPAHRARIYVPPGDGPFPVVLYVHGGGFVAGGLDVVDEPVRALALDAEALVVSVTYRLAPEAKFPAAHDDVFAALRWTAKEISAHGGDPARIAVVGDSAGGNLAASAVIRARDEGEPAVRAQALVYPLVNPVADTASRREYAEGYLLHLDALRWFGAQYCASPEDAVDPRLALDRNDLSGLPPTLVVTTEYDTLRDEGEAFADALSAAGTDARAVRMDGLVHAAYWATAAIPRGAEIHRAVVEHLRAVL